The window GAGGGATTGTGCCCGCGCTCCTTGATGGTCGCGCCCGCAAGTTCATGCTTGTTTTCCGTCGAGCGGCTGTGCTCGGCGATCAGCTCCGTATAGATGTCCGTAAGGCTCATAGATGCATCACCTTCCTGACCTCTTTCAAGGCTTCGAGCCAGCGGTCGACATCCGCCTTCGTGTTGTAGAGGTAGAAGCTCGCGCGGCATGTGGCATTCTGCCCGAGATACTTCATCAGCGGCTGGGCGCAGTGGTGGCCGGCACGCACGGCGACGCCGAAGGAGTCAAGGATCGTCGCAACGTCGTGCGGATGGACGTCCTTGACGTTGAACGTGATGATGCCCGTCTTCAAGGCAGGGTCGGCGTCGCAGCCGTAAAGCTCGACGAAGGGGATCTCGCGCAATTTGGGCAGCGCGTAGTTCACGAGTTCCTGCTCGATGCGGCGCACGGTGTCGAAGCCCGTCTTTTCGAGGTATTCGATGGCGGCGCGAAGGCCTGCTGCGCCGCCGACGTTCTGCGTGCCCGCCTCAAACTTCTGCGGCAGCTCGGCGAACGTCGTCTCCTGCTCGGTGACATACTCGATCATGTCGCCGCCGCGCAAAAACGGCGGCATGGCATCGAGCAAGGCCTCCTTGCCGTAGAGCACGCCGATGCCCATGGGAGAGAGCAGCTTGTGACCCGAAAAGGCGAAGAAGTCGCAGTCCATATCCTGCACATCGACCGCCATGTGCGCCGCGCTCTGCGAGCCGTCAACGAGGATGACGGCGCCGTTTTCGTGCGCGACGGCGGCAATCTCCTTGACAGGATTGATGAGGCCGAGGACGTTCGAGACTTCCGTGACGGCGACAATCTTCGTCTTCTTCGTGATCTTCTTCTTCGCTTCCTCGACGGAGAGCCTGCCGTCCTTTTCGAGGTACATGTACTTCAAGACAGCGCCCTTCGCCTGAGCGACCATCTGCCACGGCACGAGGTTCGAGTGATGCTCGGCGATAGAGATGACGATCTCGTCGCCCGCCTCGACATTCGCGAGACCGTAGCTGTACGCGACGAGGTTCAGCGCCTCCGTCGCGTTCTTCGTGAAGATGATCTCCTGCGGCAGGCGCGCGTGGATGAAGGAGCGCGTCGCGGCGCGCGTGTACTCGTAGATGCCCGTCGCCTTGACGGAGAGCGCATACGCGCCCCGATGCGGGTTCGCGTTGCAGCCGCCATAGTAGCCGCAGATCGCCTGAATGACCTCGTTCGGCTTCTGCGTCGTCGCGCCGTTGTCGAGGTAGACGAGCGGCTGATTGTTCATCTTGTGCGTGAGCAAGGGAAAATCCTTGCGAATGTCTTCCTCAGTCCGCATCTTCGATCCTCCCTTCGATGGAAGCGGCGATCTCCTCCTTGAGCGCTTCGTCCGAAATGCGCGCGAGCACGGGGAAGAGGTCTGCCTCGACGACGAGACGCCGCGCCTCGGCGAGATCGAGTCCGCGGCTCATCAAATAGAAGAGCTTCGCCTCGTCCATCTTGCCGATGCTCACGGCATGATGTCCGTCGACGTCGCCCTCACCTGAGAGCATCAGCGGCACGGAGCGGTTGCGCACGCCGGGAGAGAGGATGATGACGTCCTCGTTCTCGCGCCCGACGGAGCCGGCTGAGCCTGCGATGAAGTCGAGCGTGCCGCGAAACACCTTCTGCGCCTCGTCCATCAATGCGCCCTTGACCTGCATATTTGCGTCGGTGTGCGCGCCCCTCTGGCGCACGAGATAGTTGAAGTCGAACTTGCGCTTCTTGTCAGCGAAGTAAAAGGCCGCGATATCCGCTGCGGCGTCCTTTCCCGCAAGCTCGACGGAAAGCTTCGATACGAGCTCGTTCGCGCCGACCTCAAAGATCGTATAGGAGAATGCGCCGCCCTCTTCGACGCACACCTTGACGTCGTCGGCATGGTCTTCCCCTTCGGGCACGAGCTGCACCTTGACGAGGGAAAGCGTTCCGCCTGCCTCAACATGCGCCTCGATCTCGGCATGGCCGCCCTCCCGATAGATCTGGACGGCTTCCTTCTTCTCGCCCGCCTTCACATGGATCTTCTGCACTTCGGCGACATCGAGCCCTGCGGGCAGAGCCGCGCCGTTGACGCCGAGCCAGCGCCAAGTGCGCATGGGAATGGAGCTGAAAAGTTCTTGATTCTGCATATTCTTCCCCTCCTTATCCCATCGTGCCTTCAAGCTCGATATTGACGAGATTGTTCATCTCAACGGCATATTCCAAAGGCAGTTCCTTCGCGATCGGCTCGACGAAACCTCGCACGATCATCGCGCGCGCCTCCTCCTCGTCGATGCCCCGGCTCGTCAGATAGTAGACCGCCTCGTCGCTGATGCGGCCGATCTTCGCCTCGTGCCCGATGTCCGCCTCATCGCCCTCGATGTCCATGGCAGGAAGCGTGTCGGAGCGCGAGATGCTGTCGAGCATCAGGGATTCGCAGTTGACCGAGCATTTCGTGAAAGGTGCATTCTTCGCTACCTTCACAGCGCTTCGGTAAATCGCCTTGCCGCCCGCCTTCGAGATCGAGCGCGTGTTGATCGTCGCCGATGTGTGTGGCGCCGTGTGGATGACCGTCGCGCCCGTGTCGAGCGTCTGCCCTTTCGACGCAAAGGTCACGCCCGTGAACTCGCAGCGTGCGCGCTCGCCGTGCAGAATGCTGCACGGGTAGAGCATGGAGACGTGCGAGCCAAAAGAGCCGGAGACCCACTCGATCAGGCCGTCTTTTTCAACGAGGGCGCGTTTCGTGTTGAGGTTCATCATGTTGCGCGACCAGTTCTCGATCGTCGAGTAGCGAAGCCGTGCCCCTTCCTTGACGAACAGTTCGACGCAGCCTGCATGGAGATTCGTCACATTGTATTTCGGCGCCGAGCAGCCCTCGATGAAGTGCAGGTTCGCGCCTTTTTCCACGATGATCAGCGTGTGTTCGAACTGCCCCGCGCCCGGCGCGTTGAGCCGGAAATACGACTGCAATGGAATCTCCACATTGACGCCCTCGGGCACGTAGACGAAGGAGCCGCCCGACCAGACGGCGCCGTGCAGCGCCGCGAACTTGTGATCCTTCGGCGGCACGAGCTTCATGAAGTACTTCTTGACCAACTCCTCGTGCTCGACGAGCGCCGTTTCCATATCGGTGTAGACGACGCCCTGCTTCACGAGGCTTTCCTGTATGCTGTGGTAGACGACTTCCGAATCGTACTGTGCGCCGACGCCCGCGAGCGATGTCTT of the Selenomonas sputigena genome contains:
- a CDS encoding cysteine desulfurase → MRTEEDIRKDFPLLTHKMNNQPLVYLDNGATTQKPNEVIQAICGYYGGCNANPHRGAYALSVKATGIYEYTRAATRSFIHARLPQEIIFTKNATEALNLVAYSYGLANVEAGDEIVISIAEHHSNLVPWQMVAQAKGAVLKYMYLEKDGRLSVEEAKKKITKKTKIVAVTEVSNVLGLINPVKEIAAVAHENGAVILVDGSQSAAHMAVDVQDMDCDFFAFSGHKLLSPMGIGVLYGKEALLDAMPPFLRGGDMIEYVTEQETTFAELPQKFEAGTQNVGGAAGLRAAIEYLEKTGFDTVRRIEQELVNYALPKLREIPFVELYGCDADPALKTGIITFNVKDVHPHDVATILDSFGVAVRAGHHCAQPLMKYLGQNATCRASFYLYNTKADVDRWLEALKEVRKVMHL
- a CDS encoding SufB/SufD family protein produces the protein MQNQELFSSIPMRTWRWLGVNGAALPAGLDVAEVQKIHVKAGEKKEAVQIYREGGHAEIEAHVEAGGTLSLVKVQLVPEGEDHADDVKVCVEEGGAFSYTIFEVGANELVSKLSVELAGKDAAADIAAFYFADKKRKFDFNYLVRQRGAHTDANMQVKGALMDEAQKVFRGTLDFIAGSAGSVGRENEDVIILSPGVRNRSVPLMLSGEGDVDGHHAVSIGKMDEAKLFYLMSRGLDLAEARRLVVEADLFPVLARISDEALKEEIAASIEGRIEDAD
- the sufB gene encoding Fe-S cluster assembly protein SufB, with protein sequence MAKKKTFVEDIERTLYDIKNHDVPVYKAQQGLTEDIIRDIAKQKHDPDWMLEFRLKSLETYNKMALPSWGPDLSELNMDEIVTYVRPDAKMTGNWKEVPEDIKDTFDRLGIPEAEKTSLAGVGAQYDSEVVYHSIQESLVKQGVVYTDMETALVEHEELVKKYFMKLVPPKDHKFAALHGAVWSGGSFVYVPEGVNVEIPLQSYFRLNAPGAGQFEHTLIIVEKGANLHFIEGCSAPKYNVTNLHAGCVELFVKEGARLRYSTIENWSRNMMNLNTKRALVEKDGLIEWVSGSFGSHVSMLYPCSILHGERARCEFTGVTFASKGQTLDTGATVIHTAPHTSATINTRSISKAGGKAIYRSAVKVAKNAPFTKCSVNCESLMLDSISRSDTLPAMDIEGDEADIGHEAKIGRISDEAVYYLTSRGIDEEEARAMIVRGFVEPIAKELPLEYAVEMNNLVNIELEGTMG